A part of Jiangella alba genomic DNA contains:
- a CDS encoding epoxide hydrolase family protein, translating into MTTFRIDIPQNDLNDLHERLARTRWTPQLPGEGLDRGVPADWLRDVAEYWRTGYDWREREARLNAFPQFVDEIDGLDLHYLHVRSPEPDALPLILTHGWPNSFVEFARTIPLLAQTFHVVVPSVPGFGFSAAPRTTGFGIPDVASRFATLMQRLGYDRYGTQGGDLGAYVAPELARQHPDRVVGVHIDGGFGFPTEDDVPGMTADERAEWDLMQQWMSGGVDHHALLRAAPQTFGAGWHDSPVALLAWHAHKFQEFSMSDQPLLDVIDRDAFLDNVSVYWFTKTAATSSWPMYEGLGDGARFAWPRGQKAVPSGVYGGGSALMRRLAERDNTIAHWPEGNPGSHHFIAMEQPAGHVADIAAFFAKVRDSQRL; encoded by the coding sequence ATGACGACCTTTCGCATCGACATCCCGCAGAACGACCTCAACGACCTGCACGAGCGGCTGGCCCGCACCCGCTGGACGCCGCAACTGCCCGGCGAGGGGTTGGACCGCGGCGTGCCTGCCGACTGGCTGCGCGACGTCGCCGAGTACTGGCGCACCGGCTACGACTGGCGCGAGCGCGAGGCCCGGCTCAACGCGTTCCCGCAGTTCGTCGACGAGATCGACGGGCTGGACCTGCACTACCTGCACGTCCGTTCGCCGGAGCCCGACGCGCTGCCGCTGATCCTCACGCACGGCTGGCCGAACTCGTTCGTCGAGTTCGCGCGCACGATCCCGCTCCTCGCGCAGACGTTCCACGTGGTGGTGCCCTCCGTGCCCGGCTTCGGCTTCTCCGCGGCCCCGCGCACGACCGGGTTCGGCATCCCGGACGTGGCCAGCAGGTTCGCGACGCTCATGCAGCGGCTCGGCTACGACCGCTACGGGACGCAGGGCGGCGACCTCGGCGCCTACGTCGCGCCGGAGCTGGCCCGGCAGCACCCCGACCGCGTCGTCGGCGTGCACATCGACGGCGGCTTCGGCTTCCCGACGGAGGACGACGTGCCCGGCATGACGGCGGACGAGCGGGCCGAGTGGGACCTCATGCAGCAGTGGATGTCCGGCGGCGTCGACCACCACGCGCTGCTGCGGGCCGCGCCGCAGACGTTCGGCGCCGGCTGGCACGACTCACCGGTGGCGCTGCTGGCCTGGCACGCGCACAAGTTCCAGGAGTTCTCCATGTCAGACCAGCCGCTGCTCGACGTCATCGACCGCGACGCGTTCCTGGACAACGTCAGCGTCTACTGGTTCACGAAGACCGCGGCGACCTCGTCGTGGCCGATGTACGAAGGGCTGGGCGACGGCGCCCGGTTCGCGTGGCCGCGCGGCCAGAAGGCGGTGCCGTCGGGCGTCTACGGCGGCGGCTCGGCGCTGATGCGGCGGCTGGCCGAGCGGGACAACACGATCGCGCACTGGCCCGAGGGCAATCCGGGCAGCCACCACTTCATCGCGATGGAGCAGCCGGCGGGGCACGTCGCCGACATCGCGGCGTTCTTCGCCAAGGTCCGGGATTCTCAGCGACTCTGA
- a CDS encoding helix-turn-helix transcriptional regulator, producing the protein MSDTPGRLLALLSLLQTPREWPGSELAQRLGVTPRTVRRDVDRLRDLGYPVEATLGAAGGYRLVAGAALPPLLLDDEEAVAIAVGLRAAAGSAVAGIEEASVRALGKLEQVLPSRLRHRVRTIGAATLPVGADGPVVDPEVLTALAAGAANRERVRFRYTSGDGTGTSRLVEPLALVPSGRRWYLVAWDVDRASAESVSTGVRTPPGREGHPTLRAGSDTRVRAAHPAAAHATAGQGDAGQGGGSGRDGWRTFRVDRIGQVQPTGVRVREQRTLPAEDAAGYVAGRRTDWGTPELHVVVTFEAPVSAVAGRLGDPPGEIVALGEDRSRLDARRDDSMEWLAGRLVTLGCPFTVHGPDELRAAVRVLATRADRAAAAV; encoded by the coding sequence ATGAGCGACACCCCTGGCCGGCTGCTCGCGCTGCTGTCGCTGTTGCAGACGCCGCGCGAGTGGCCCGGCAGCGAGCTGGCCCAGCGCCTGGGCGTCACCCCGCGCACCGTCCGCCGCGACGTCGACCGGCTGCGCGACCTCGGCTACCCGGTCGAGGCGACCCTCGGCGCGGCGGGCGGTTACCGGCTGGTCGCCGGCGCCGCGCTGCCGCCGTTGCTGCTCGACGACGAGGAGGCAGTGGCGATCGCGGTGGGACTGCGCGCCGCCGCCGGGTCCGCCGTCGCCGGCATCGAGGAGGCGTCGGTGCGGGCGCTGGGGAAGCTGGAGCAGGTGCTGCCGTCGCGGCTGCGGCATCGGGTGCGGACCATCGGGGCGGCGACGCTGCCGGTGGGGGCGGACGGCCCGGTGGTCGATCCGGAGGTGCTGACGGCGCTGGCCGCGGGCGCCGCGAACCGCGAGCGGGTGCGGTTCCGCTACACGTCCGGGGACGGCACCGGCACGAGCCGGCTGGTGGAGCCGCTCGCCCTGGTGCCCTCGGGCCGCCGCTGGTACCTCGTCGCCTGGGACGTCGACCGAGCGTCCGCCGAATCGGTGTCGACCGGAGTGCGCACCCCGCCCGGCCGGGAGGGCCATCCCACCCTACGGGCGGGCTCTGACACCCGCGTTCGCGCTGCTCACCCCGCCGCAGCTCACGCCACGGCAGGTCAGGGCGACGCAGGTCAGGGTGGCGGTTCGGGGCGCGACGGCTGGCGGACGTTCCGCGTGGACCGGATCGGCCAGGTCCAGCCGACCGGGGTACGGGTGCGCGAGCAGCGCACACTGCCGGCCGAGGACGCGGCGGGGTATGTGGCCGGGCGGCGCACCGACTGGGGCACCCCCGAACTGCACGTCGTCGTCACGTTCGAGGCGCCGGTGAGCGCCGTCGCCGGGCGGCTCGGCGACCCACCCGGCGAAATCGTCGCGCTGGGGGAGGACCGCAGCCGGCTCGACGCCCGGCGCGACGATTCGATGGAGTGGCTGGCGGGCCGCCTGGTCACGCTCGGCTGCCCGTTCACCGTCCATGGGCCGGACGAGTTGCGCGCGGCGGTGCGTGTCCTCGCCACGCGAGCCGACCGAGCCGCGGCCGCCGTGTGA
- a CDS encoding U32 family peptidase, with protein sequence MTGVPSPAALLTRAGVPGSDAYDLPASALRFPDGAEYRVEIPSVESPACLDAVLAVARDLDVPVTRISQGTGVGLLTGSELDQLASTAAAAAVEVSLFARPCAAWGTSAMARAVAGAVVAPTAYGQDQVAAVVDEIVRAAEHGFRSVLIADLGVLSVFGRLRESGDLPADMQAKTSVMLPASNAASARVLEDLGANTINVPTDLTLPQLAAIRAAVSVPLDVYVEAPDNVGGFVRHHEIGRIISVAAPVHVKFGLRNAPDVYPSGTHLEATTVALSRERVRRARLGLDLLARHRPDAAAAASAPGAAGLAIPVPR encoded by the coding sequence GTGACGGGGGTGCCCTCGCCGGCGGCGCTGCTGACCCGGGCCGGCGTGCCGGGGTCGGACGCGTACGACCTGCCGGCGTCGGCGCTGCGGTTCCCCGACGGCGCCGAGTACCGCGTCGAGATCCCCAGCGTCGAGAGCCCGGCCTGCCTCGACGCGGTCCTGGCGGTGGCGCGAGACCTCGACGTGCCGGTGACCCGGATCTCCCAAGGCACCGGCGTCGGGCTGCTGACCGGCTCGGAGCTGGACCAGCTGGCCTCGACGGCCGCCGCTGCCGCCGTCGAGGTCAGCCTGTTCGCCCGGCCGTGCGCGGCGTGGGGGACGTCGGCCATGGCGCGTGCCGTGGCGGGTGCGGTCGTCGCGCCGACCGCGTACGGGCAGGACCAGGTGGCCGCCGTCGTCGACGAGATCGTGCGGGCCGCCGAGCACGGCTTCCGCAGCGTGCTCATCGCCGACCTCGGCGTGCTGTCGGTGTTCGGGCGGCTGCGCGAGTCCGGCGATCTGCCCGCGGACATGCAGGCGAAGACGTCGGTCATGCTGCCCGCGTCGAACGCCGCCTCCGCCCGCGTGCTGGAGGACCTCGGCGCGAACACGATCAACGTGCCGACCGACCTGACGCTGCCGCAGTTGGCCGCCATCCGCGCCGCCGTCTCCGTGCCCCTGGACGTCTACGTCGAGGCGCCCGACAACGTCGGCGGATTCGTCCGGCACCACGAGATCGGCCGCATCATCTCCGTCGCCGCGCCCGTGCACGTGAAGTTCGGGCTGCGCAACGCGCCCGACGTGTACCCGTCGGGGACGCATCTCGAGGCCACGACGGTCGCGCTGAGCCGTGAACGGGTGCGCCGGGCGCGGCTCGGGCTGGACCTCCTGGCCCGGCACCGTCCGGACGCGGCCGCGGCGGCGTCGGCGCCGGGTGCGGCCGGGTTGGCGATTCCGGTGCCGCGCTGA